One genomic window of Roseobacter ponti includes the following:
- a CDS encoding extracellular solute-binding protein, which translates to MKVELYNYIRAAQKMNRRQMLKGSAAVGAMAMMPKGAAMADAHGNVRAEILKIPGVGAGSPTDSDWQKVGELCLGATKENVAEGEFEGVELTFMGLNNQNLHNFLFRGFLKPWEAYTGATINWIDLAQADYNARLQQSIATGTVDFDIVEMGAPFEGDVLGKGLASEMPDWVKEQIDMDDYVDYLKEPVGTWDGKTYRVSIDGDCHSFAYRTDYFGEGSLTGRDVPTTWQEINEVSKELIGKEDPLTGLPAHGYLDPLKGWGGFGFYFLENRASAYAKHPNSPAWLFEPDTMKPMVNNPAWVQAIQDVMDLIEAGAYPADQINADPGTTAFQQFLAGTGSMLMWWGDVGSSARTSDTSVVGDVVGFGINPASDRVYNAQAGEWEETRNEAPNMAYIGWGVYVMATVEGDEKKKKAAWSAAAHLGGKDLSLWASAYPSGFQPYRQSHFQYEEWEEAGYDRAFVEDYLGSNADSYNHPNAAIEPRIPGIFQYYSVAEDELAKGYAGQYGSAQETADAIAAAWEKITDQIGRESQIALYKASLGL; encoded by the coding sequence ATGAAGGTCGAACTCTACAACTACATCCGTGCCGCGCAGAAGATGAACCGCCGCCAGATGCTCAAAGGCTCTGCGGCGGTGGGCGCAATGGCAATGATGCCAAAAGGTGCGGCGATGGCCGATGCGCATGGCAATGTCCGTGCTGAGATCCTGAAGATCCCCGGTGTGGGTGCGGGGTCTCCGACCGACAGCGACTGGCAGAAGGTCGGTGAGCTGTGCCTCGGCGCGACCAAAGAGAACGTGGCCGAAGGCGAGTTCGAAGGCGTTGAGCTGACTTTCATGGGTCTGAACAACCAGAACCTGCACAACTTCCTCTTCCGCGGGTTCCTGAAGCCCTGGGAGGCCTATACCGGTGCCACGATCAACTGGATTGATCTGGCGCAGGCCGATTACAACGCGCGCCTGCAGCAGTCTATTGCGACCGGCACGGTTGATTTCGACATCGTCGAGATGGGCGCACCCTTTGAAGGTGACGTGCTGGGCAAGGGTCTGGCCTCCGAGATGCCCGACTGGGTCAAAGAGCAGATCGATATGGACGACTATGTCGATTACCTCAAAGAGCCTGTCGGTACCTGGGATGGCAAGACCTACCGTGTTTCCATCGACGGCGACTGCCATTCGTTTGCCTATCGCACGGATTACTTCGGCGAGGGGTCTCTGACGGGGCGCGACGTGCCGACCACATGGCAGGAGATCAACGAGGTCTCCAAAGAGCTGATCGGCAAGGAAGACCCGCTGACCGGTCTGCCGGCGCATGGCTATCTTGATCCGCTCAAAGGCTGGGGTGGTTTCGGGTTCTATTTCCTCGAAAACCGCGCTTCGGCCTATGCCAAGCACCCCAACAGCCCGGCCTGGCTCTTTGAGCCGGACACGATGAAGCCGATGGTCAATAACCCCGCATGGGTTCAGGCCATTCAGGACGTGATGGACCTGATCGAGGCCGGTGCTTATCCGGCGGATCAGATCAACGCGGATCCGGGCACGACCGCGTTCCAGCAGTTCCTTGCAGGCACCGGCTCGATGCTGATGTGGTGGGGCGATGTTGGCTCATCCGCGCGCACGTCCGACACTTCGGTGGTTGGTGATGTCGTGGGCTTTGGCATCAACCCGGCGTCGGATCGCGTGTACAATGCGCAGGCCGGCGAATGGGAAGAGACCCGCAATGAGGCGCCCAATATGGCCTACATCGGCTGGGGCGTTTACGTCATGGCCACGGTCGAAGGCGACGAGAAAAAGAAGAAAGCGGCATGGTCAGCCGCGGCGCATCTGGGCGGCAAAGATCTGTCGCTCTGGGCGTCTGCCTATCCGTCGGGCTTCCAGCCCTACCGCCAGTCGCACTTCCAGTATGAGGAGTGGGAAGAGGCCGGCTACGACCGCGCCTTTGTCGAAGACTATCTCGGCTCCAACGCGGACAGCTACAACCATCCGAATGCCGCGATTGAACCGCGTATCCCGGGCATCTTCCAGTATTACTCGGTTGCTGAGGATGAACTGGCCAAAGGCTACGCCGGCCAGTACGGCTCCGCTCAGGAAACCGCGGACGCGATCGCTGCGGCCTGGGAGAAGATCACCGACCAGATCGGACGCGAGAGCCAGATCGCGCTTTATAAGGCGTCGCTCGGTCTCTGA
- a CDS encoding carbohydrate ABC transporter permease gives MSTEGDLLHTVTADNISEARQRTGRWMVRASAALVVLLAALQFAHETGRTDIGFATWRPVLYAYMLWATALCAAQVIINGEKGKRTLFVLPAALFVISLVVFPLLFAGYISFTDWNLASPDGPQPNGWDNMREMWNDGFYWNALKNMVYYVLAVSVEYVIAFGLALLLNAQIRARKFFRVVFLLPLMLSPVAVSWMIGKSMMEIRFGPISRLARELGWDNPSFFGSPEIARFMIMAMDAWTFIPFMMIMLLAGLQALPREVIEASKVDGASGWQSFKEVIFPLMLPVSVTAVVIRIIFKLKLADVIINVTSGGPGGATDSVTSFIFREYRDRSNVGYGTLLAMVYLVLIIIFVTLLLKLVSRWMERPA, from the coding sequence ATGAGTACCGAGGGCGACCTGCTGCATACCGTCACGGCGGATAATATTTCTGAAGCGCGGCAGCGGACAGGGCGCTGGATGGTGCGTGCCTCGGCGGCGCTTGTCGTTCTTCTGGCGGCGCTGCAGTTCGCCCATGAAACAGGTCGCACTGACATCGGTTTCGCGACCTGGCGACCGGTGCTTTATGCCTATATGCTCTGGGCCACGGCGCTTTGTGCCGCTCAGGTGATCATCAACGGCGAAAAGGGCAAGCGTACGCTCTTTGTCCTGCCGGCTGCACTCTTTGTCATCAGCCTCGTTGTCTTCCCGCTGCTCTTTGCCGGCTATATCTCCTTTACCGACTGGAACCTTGCCTCTCCTGACGGCCCGCAGCCCAACGGCTGGGACAATATGCGCGAGATGTGGAACGACGGGTTTTACTGGAACGCGCTGAAAAATATGGTGTATTACGTGCTGGCGGTCAGCGTGGAATACGTCATCGCCTTTGGTCTGGCGCTGCTGCTCAACGCGCAGATCCGGGCGCGTAAATTCTTCCGGGTAGTGTTTCTGCTGCCTTTGATGCTCAGCCCGGTGGCGGTTTCATGGATGATCGGCAAGTCGATGATGGAGATCCGCTTCGGGCCGATCTCGCGCCTTGCACGCGAACTGGGCTGGGACAATCCAAGCTTTTTCGGCTCGCCCGAGATCGCGCGATTCATGATCATGGCGATGGATGCCTGGACGTTCATTCCCTTCATGATGATCATGCTGCTGGCCGGCCTGCAGGCGCTGCCGCGCGAGGTCATCGAAGCGTCGAAAGTGGATGGTGCAAGCGGATGGCAAAGCTTCAAAGAGGTGATATTTCCGCTGATGCTGCCGGTCTCGGTGACCGCCGTGGTGATCCGGATCATCTTCAAACTCAAGCTGGCGGATGTGATCATCAACGTCACTTCCGGCGGGCCGGGCGGGGCCACTGACAGCGTCACGAGCTTTATCTTCCGCGAATACCGTGACCGGTCCAACGTCGGCTACG